The Candidatus Schekmanbacteria bacterium genome has a window encoding:
- a CDS encoding polyprenyl synthetase family protein, protein MLDLFTPIKQELETVEDISINTINSSVDMINDIGAYISRNGGKRLRPALVILSSKACGNYSRSCINLACAVEYIHVATLLHDDVIDNANMRRGAPSANIKWGNKASILVGDYLFAKSFSIMVEEGNQQIMDSLANASMKMAEGEIQQLISKYDINMKEKKYIEIITKKTAELIASCCEVGALLANAPKKEVKAMYAYGLNIGIAFQLIDDALDFIADDKKLGKPICNDIHEGKVTLPLIKILEYENGSTRCKIEEILKKEKLAEHDIHFVMELINKYHTIDYTISLANRYASLGKEYLKAIPESKEKNILEKLADFIVKREV, encoded by the coding sequence ATGTTGGATTTATTTACACCCATAAAGCAAGAACTTGAAACTGTTGAAGATATATCGATCAACACAATCAACAGCAGTGTTGATATGATTAATGATATAGGAGCGTATATCTCCAGAAATGGAGGCAAAAGACTGCGCCCGGCGCTTGTTATTCTCTCATCCAAAGCTTGTGGAAATTATTCAAGATCCTGCATAAACTTAGCATGCGCTGTAGAATATATTCATGTAGCAACTCTGCTTCATGACGATGTTATCGACAATGCCAATATGAGGCGCGGTGCACCCTCTGCAAACATAAAATGGGGAAATAAAGCAAGTATATTGGTGGGTGATTATCTTTTCGCTAAATCATTTTCTATTATGGTAGAGGAAGGCAATCAACAGATTATGGATTCTCTGGCAAATGCTTCAATGAAAATGGCAGAAGGAGAGATTCAACAGCTGATTTCGAAATATGACATAAATATGAAGGAAAAAAAATATATCGAAATAATAACTAAAAAAACCGCAGAATTGATAGCTTCCTGTTGTGAAGTTGGAGCTTTGTTAGCCAATGCACCGAAAAAAGAAGTCAAAGCAATGTATGCCTATGGCTTAAACATTGGAATAGCTTTTCAGCTTATCGATGATGCGTTAGATTTTATCGCTGATGACAAAAAACTTGGCAAACCAATATGCAATGATATTCATGAAGGTAAAGTAACACTTCCATTGATCAAAATCCTTGAATACGAAAATGGTTCAACGCGCTGCAAAATTGAAGAAATTCTAAAAAAGGAAAAATTGGCAGAGCACGATATTCATTTTGTTATGGAATTAATTAATAAATACCACACAATCGATTATACGATTTCATTAGCAAACCGGTATGCTTCTCTTGGTAAAGAATATCTAAAGGCAATTCCTGAAAGCAAGGAAAAGAATATTCTCGAGAAACTTGCTGATTTTATAGTAAAAAGAGAAGTTTAA
- a CDS encoding DUF4911 domain-containing protein yields MHFHLLKVRAKINREDIVFFSWLIESYEEIAVMRTIDSNEGIVEFWVSPFLKEDFKEIIESVDEPIEFIGKSYLND; encoded by the coding sequence TTGCATTTTCACTTGCTTAAAGTCAGAGCTAAAATCAATCGTGAAGACATTGTCTTTTTTAGCTGGTTGATTGAATCATACGAAGAAATTGCTGTAATGAGGACAATAGATTCTAATGAAGGAATAGTTGAATTTTGGGTCTCACCTTTTCTAAAAGAAGATTTTAAAGAAATTATTGAATCAGTTGATGAACCAATTGAATTTATAGGGAAAAGCTATCTAAATGATTGA
- a CDS encoding TldD/PmbA family protein, with product MIEIKRIIQPIDCDTILNRSRSGGGIFSELFFENKVFNSVTLEDGKIEEVSGGIDKGVGLRVISGDKTFYGYTNKVENSSLLDLAKEISSAVKSQKISAKELKKIDFKEEKDADFKDFLKGTLDDRVEKLKLAESFLPRGSNYLKHYKLVISDSIQEVAIINSEGKEIIDRRLNTIFIVQVVLAKDEIIQTGYEPIGGSEGFELFEKIDLGKTVKSSFERAKMMLDAPKAPAGSMPVVLSSEAGGTMIHEAVGHGFEADYAQEGLSVYSGKKGELISSTLVTVADDPTLTGKRGSYRFDDEGTASSETILIENGCLKNYLYDLLSAMKDGVVSTGNGRRESYRFKPIPRMSNTYIKPGNHSPEEILKETEKGLFVKKMGGGQVNPVNGDFVFEVSEGYLIQNGKLVSPVRGATLAGNGPKVLLDIDMVGNDLGFGIGTCGKGGQGVPVADAQPTLRIKSLVVGGEGNPPWEK from the coding sequence ATGATTGAAATAAAGAGAATAATCCAGCCAATTGATTGTGATACCATATTAAATCGGTCAAGGTCAGGAGGAGGAATTTTTTCAGAACTTTTCTTTGAAAACAAGGTTTTTAATTCAGTAACTTTAGAAGACGGAAAAATAGAAGAAGTTTCAGGTGGAATTGATAAAGGTGTTGGATTGCGGGTAATAAGTGGAGATAAAACATTTTACGGTTATACTAACAAGGTCGAAAACTCATCTCTATTGGATTTAGCCAAAGAGATATCATCAGCTGTAAAAAGCCAAAAAATTTCTGCAAAAGAATTAAAAAAGATAGATTTCAAGGAAGAAAAAGATGCAGATTTTAAAGATTTTCTGAAAGGTACGCTCGACGACAGAGTAGAAAAATTAAAACTGGCCGAGTCCTTTTTGCCTAGAGGAAGCAATTATTTAAAACACTATAAATTGGTTATCTCAGACAGCATTCAAGAGGTTGCCATCATCAATTCTGAAGGGAAAGAAATTATAGACCGCAGGCTGAACACTATTTTCATTGTTCAAGTTGTTTTGGCAAAAGATGAAATAATTCAAACAGGTTATGAGCCCATTGGAGGAAGTGAAGGATTTGAGCTATTCGAAAAAATTGATTTGGGAAAAACTGTAAAAAGCTCCTTCGAAAGAGCTAAGATGATGCTTGACGCTCCAAAAGCACCGGCAGGAAGTATGCCGGTTGTCTTATCAAGTGAAGCCGGCGGGACAATGATTCATGAAGCAGTGGGACACGGCTTCGAAGCTGATTATGCGCAGGAAGGATTATCAGTGTATTCAGGGAAGAAAGGTGAATTGATTTCATCTACACTTGTAACCGTTGCTGATGACCCAACCTTAACAGGAAAAAGAGGAAGCTATAGATTCGACGATGAAGGAACAGCATCTTCTGAAACCATTCTTATTGAAAATGGCTGTTTGAAAAATTATCTTTACGACCTTCTTTCTGCAATGAAGGACGGAGTTGTCTCCACAGGCAATGGTAGAAGGGAATCCTACAGATTCAAGCCTATTCCACGAATGAGCAATACCTATATAAAACCCGGCAATCATTCTCCTGAGGAAATTTTAAAAGAAACAGAAAAAGGGTTATTCGTAAAAAAAATGGGAGGCGGGCAGGTCAATCCTGTTAATGGAGACTTTGTCTTTGAAGTTAGCGAAGGATATTTGATTCAAAATGGCAAATTGGTCTCTCCTGTCAGAGGCGCAACTTTAGCCGGCAATGGTCCCAAAGTTCTTCTTGATATAGATATGGTAGGAAATGATCTCGGTTTTGGAATTGGCACATGTGGTAAAGGAGGGCAAGGTGTTCCTGTGGCAGATGCTCAACCAACATTGAGAATCAAAAGTTTGGTTGTTGGTGGAGAAGGTAATCCTCCATGGGAAAAATGA